DNA sequence from the Phyllopteryx taeniolatus isolate TA_2022b chromosome 14, UOR_Ptae_1.2, whole genome shotgun sequence genome:
TACATAATGCATGGACAGCTAAAGACACATACACCACCATTAACAATACTAAAATTTAAATTTCCATAGGCCGTGACAACAAAAATCAATAGTTTTTCAAATATGAGCCTCTGCCAAATGGCTGAGATGTCACTTGATGCAATTAAGCATAATAATggttaatacatatttttttttttttttaaatgcataactAAAATGTTTAGGGACATTGGCGTCACTGTGTTTTTGGATTTTGTATTACAGCGGTGCTTTGAGACGTGTGACCCGACGTTCtagtttgctttgacttgcaagcaaaagtTTGAGATGCAAGCACTACATGGTGGTAGGGAACTCGACTCACTTCAATAAGCAGCATTGAGCAGATGCTTACAATGCAAAACGCCCTTGACGCCCTATTTATAGCCAGCAGCGAATATTTGAACGCAAATGGTGGAATAACACACgttgacagacaatataacaatactcactggcatatattctttgctATTGTATCCTGTGGAAAGagtgactaatattactgcggcttgcTGTGGAGCGGAGCCTGTCTCCGTGTACATTAAGTCTGTTATAttgccccaggtggccaaagcgcgcacaccagaaggaacagcacaataTCTATTGAAGCAAAATCAAAGTGGCAAACTCAGTATAATTGTTGACATGCTATGTAGTGATGtcattactgtgtgtttttacgAAGTTTGTTTtctggggggaggctggaatggattaatggaatCCTATTCagttcagcggcacggtggccgactggttagagcgtcagcctcacagttctgaggacctgggttcaatccccggccccgcctgtgtggagtttgcatgttctccccgtgcctgcgtgggttttctccgggtactccggtttcctcccacatcccaaaaacatgcatgaattggagactctaaattgcccgtaggcatgactgtgagtgcgaatggttgtttgttcctatgtgccctgcgattggctggcaaccagttcagggtgtaccccgcctcctgcccgatgacagctgggatgggctccagcacgcccgcgaccctagtgaggagaagcggctcagaaaatggatggatgaatggatattcagttcaatggggaaagatgatttgaaaaatgttttgagtttcAAGCGTGGTCaccagaaaattaaaaaaaacctacttTTAATGACTTTCTATCTCATCTATGTTGGGTGCAACAGCACACCTTTGAGTTATATAACAAaaaacctgttttgtttttattgtgaactccatccatccatccatccattttctgagccgcttcttcctcactagggtcgcgggcgtgctcatTCCTTTAAAAACGGTCTACCAAACTGCTGAGCTGTCCTTAAAACAGATTTGCTTTACTACTGATTGGTCAAGCAGTGAGTTAAAGGGTTAATGTGTGCTTGTATTGTATACAGAATGGTTGGCAAGGcagtttatatacagtaaaacaagGCCTCTTATCAGTCATGATATGCCATTTGTAATCCAATGGTCATGCTAAATGAAAACTACAAGCACCCGTTGTCCTTAATAAATATTGTGCACTCATAAGCAGTTACCTAGAAGTTATTGAATTATTTCCCTGCTAAGCAACAAAAAGCGCTACATTATCAGACAAGAAAACTCATGTAAAATGCCGCCGACACCGATACAGCGAGTCCTGCAGACCAGATGGTTCTTGTGCAACTTCCGACAGCTCCATCTTGGATATTTTTGCTTCtgcattttgactttttatttgtccATGAGTTTAACCAAGCTCTGGCGGAGGTCATTGAGGTCAAAGATCTTGATGTCTAGAATTTCGATGGCCCTCTGGAGCTCAGTGTCCAAGCGATCTCGATCCTCCAGAGAGTTGCTCAAGTTCTGCTCCGTGTTCTGGATACGGCGCTCCAACTCGGAATTGCGcatctccacttcctgttgatgaGAAGGAAACACGTTACAACTTGAAGAATAGATACACTTActggccactttattaggtactcCTCCTGCACCACCTCATGTCATCGCATcgggtgtatttttttctctcaaaaatctAATCATTTGTAAACCCTTTATATATAATGTCGTAAAGtgagtttaaaatgatattaaatgTTTCTCCtagtttgtgtattttaaaaatgtaaactaatAATAGGCAATGTGCCATTCCATAATACAGGGATTACCGTGTTATTACTGCATTAATTTCACTCTTACCCGTAATCTGTGGATAGCCTGATCTCTGTCACGCTCCAGCTCATGATAGTCTGACTTCTTGCTatgcaaaatgtgaatttcCTGCCAAGAATGCAAAgtgagtatttaaaaaatggaacgAAAGTAtcacaattaagtttttttataCATAGGTGCAAGTTTACCTCGTCTTTGGCCTTCAATAGCGCCTCCAACTCTTCCAGAGACTGAGTCAGCTCATCCTTCAGCAGGTCACTGGGGCCGTGACTGCCATGGGCTTCAAGGTCAGCCACCTCAacattcatgcaaaaaaaaaaaacgtttgtctCACTATTCATGAAAACTGTAATTTCCTACATGTCCTATCAATTAAAAAAGGATTCCATTGCAAATTGAATTGCCGCacagttatacagtatataaagtttCTGAATCTGAGCGATGTACCATTAAACAACACAGTACCACAATACTTGAAATTTGGTAGCAGTCAAAAGTTTGGCCATGCCTTCTCATTCAAGCAAGTATGTTGAAACGTTTTgattagtagtagtaatagtgtaAGAATCAAAGAAATCCCCGCATATTCACGGTTCACGATTCACAAAtcccatttgcattttttctttggGTGGAACTTAACACCagctgtttgctgaaaaactcaccgaTTTGTGGTTTCTGTACACTCCAGCACATTTAGAGAGCCACAGTTTTCACAGTGATCATTAAGACTTTGAATTCaacatttgaataattaaaaacataattaacaGTTTGCTGAAATCCACCTGACTGTGGCTTCATTGTTTTAAAGTCAAGTTTGCTTGAGAGGAGCTGCAGGAGGAAATGAGCAGATGTCAGCTCCCTCTGGTGAGCTCTCTTTTTTTGGTCCTAAGTGGGCCAGCGAAAGTAGGATACGGCTGTCCTACAAACTCCTCTTCCTCTCACACCACCACAGAGACGTGAGACATTTAATTTTTCAGCTACCTGGCCCACTCGTCCTGACAATGCAGCCAAACAGGATCGGACCAACAGCATCTCACTTGACACAAATCGGAAAAAGTGGCCTGAAATGACTAAGCTGTGCTGGAAATGAACGTGAGCAGATCGATACTGCAGTGCTGAGCTTTAATGAAAAGATCACATTTTGGAAAGCTGTTATTGATGAGGGAGTGGTGGGGGTGCGCTCATTGGAATGGAACATGAAAtgtgattacattttaaagGACTCTACAGGGACCCAGTGTATTTACACTAAACCCTGTGGTCAAATGTGACATGAGCTAGCATATAAAGTAATGAAACTGTACCACAAACGATGATTcaaaaacacttgaatatcgttacaaactcatcttacattaaccttcaaaataaatggcttacaaatGGCTTTATTTTTAACTACAATGCACCTGAAATGTGCAAGTACATGCACATGCGACGAAGACTCTATCTTTGACTAACAACCCATGCTAAACttctctcatacacacaaagtttgtctctcagtcgagatgtatcacttcaacatacttccttgacacaaaTTCCTATTTTGACAGGATGTTGACGTTGGTGTTTCAGAAAGCACAAAAACCACAAatatgtgattattattattatttttccttcTAGCAAATAGCTTGGGATAggtttcagaagaaaaaaaatgcatacggGAATTTGTAAATCGTGAACTACGAATAAGTAGGGTATTAGTCcagaaaaatatcaatgacaagAGATGAAGGCTAACTTGTCTGAAGATCTGGATTGGTTGTATTTAAGGACTAAGGCTTGTGGACCGTATAAAAAGGACGGTAAGATATAAAATCGCTCTGCTCTGCTCACCTGTTCTCTGAGCCTTTCGGTCTCCTCTTGATACGCTACCAACTGTTTCTTCCACTGCGCCACGTTAGCGTTAGCCTCGTGCAACGCCGCCACTAACTTGGAGTTGCTGTCTTGCAGCGTGAAGAGCTCCGCTTCCAGGTTCATCTCGCAGATAGACCTGCCGCAAAACAAATACTTTCCATGAATACACAGTGAGCATAAACATGACCGATGATAACATTCTTAGTATCAATAAGATCGTAAGAAGATTTGTCCTCCAGTGATTCATGTTCACCATGGCAACAGTCTTCCAGAGGAGGATAAATGCACAATTTGAGTGATTGTAAGGGCTTGTTGATGTTGATATTAAACACCTTACTTGTTAGTTAAATCCAATGATGATAAATTAAGACATGACATGAGAATTATGTCAATACTCACGGAGAGAACACAgcttgtaaaatgtatttaatcgaTGATGAATTAAaggctggcggcacggtggacgactggttagaacatctgcctcacagttctgaggaccggggttcaaatcccggccccacctgtgtggagtttgcatgttctcccctgtgcctgcgttggttttctccaggcacttcggtttcctcccatgtcccaaaaacatgcacggtcggttgattgaagactctaaattgcttttaagtgtgaatgtgtgcgcaaatggttgttttttttataatgtgccctgcgattggctggcgaccatttcagggtgtaccccgcctctcgcccagagtcagctgggaaaggctccagcacgcccgcgaccctgctgaggataaagcggtacagaaggcTAAAGGCTAAAGATTAAAGGCTACATGCCACAACTAACGTATAGCTGATATTAGCTTAGTTACACAGTGTGGCTGTGTTTTGGGATGTTTTAATACTTAAGTTGTATTtccaatgtaattatttttggtgACATTCCTTGCACAATTAGGATTAAACATATAACTGTACACAAATGTGCACGTATTCTCTACACTGTAACCTTCAATGTAAACATAATGTGATGTgtaatgttctttttaaattcAGCTTTTATGTCCAATGTCAACACTGAATGTTTCAAGAGTTGGGATGAAAgtgcttttttaaattcatttcaaatcaaaCTTTAAATTGTGTGAAACTGTACAtgagaagactttttttttttttttttttaaagtaaacgACCAACCACCAGAAAATGAATTATCTGCTCTTTGAATGATAAAAGACTTTCCTCAAATGGTTTCCTTTCATGGTAATGACCTGGCAGTGATTGAGCACTGATATGTGTAcggtattttgtgtgcagaagaCTAAAGTTACCCCTCAGAAAGCATCTTCTTGATGCGCTCCTTCTCAGAGGACAGCGTGATGTCTGCGCTTTGACTGCGAAACAACTTGTCCTCTGGACCGTTCACACACATGACCGGAGGGGACTGGAGGCCGTCGGAGAGGTCCTGAGGAACACATCAGTAAATGCACTCGCCATGCAATCCATGCATCTTGACGTCCAATTGAATAGAGAGCAAAGGggatgctacaaaaaaaaacaaaaaaactgacatcTCTTACACTTCAATCACTCATTTATCATTGATTAAGGGATTAACTTGATTTCTTACTAGTTTGTCACAGcaaggattaaaaacaaaactgtaacattatatggacaaaagtattgagagtCACCTCTTAATGAAGAGGTTGGGCCATACAGCTTAGTTTCCCCCCAATCTTAATTCTTGATCTTACCAAacaattttggacaattgtaacGCTTTCAATTTTGTATCTTTGGATGCGTTTGGTGTGGAAGAGGAAGACCTTGATCTCAGGAAAACAATTTTGGAATGAACAAGAACCGATATTTAAGTGTCCCATTAATTGTGTCCATATAGTGTCcattgtatgtatgtgcatgCTTACACAGAAACttgttttctatttatttttcgaATGCCATACTGTAAACAAGTCAGTTAACAGTAAAACAACTCACCTGTGAGAACTACGGGTGAAAACCATCACGTagcgaaagaaaaaaatgaacaaatgttaGCAGTGCCCTAGTACGAACACAACATtaggggctctattttcgtagatggCACATCTGCGGCGGAACACAAAAACTGGTGTATCTTGAGTTTTGTAACTTTGGCAGAACGATCTGCGCCAAGCTGGACGTTCTGgtgcaacaacaataataataatgcattacacttattttttgcttttctgggcactcaaagatgctttacaatcgCACACATTATTgattcactcctcagtcacaccctggtggtgtTAAGCTGCTTGTGTAGCCACAGTTGCTCTGGGGCAGTCTGAAGGAAGCGTGggtgccattctgcgcctacggcccctctggccaccaccaaacatccaatcacattcatttGTAGGCATTtaggttaagtgtcttgcccagcgACATGCGCTCGTGCGGGGACACGAACCACGGCATGCCGCCCACAAGGCTGTGTCCTTTTGACATGTGCCTAGCGCAGTGACAATTTGTTGgcagaaagtcagtctaaacttGCACCTGCTGAGACCACGTCTAAGTCTGGCACAGTAGCTAGACCACTGGTCTGACACAATTTtgggtgaatttgatcagggcacCGGCAGACAGATACGCTGGCTTGCGTTGTCTGCGAAATTAACAACTCCCGGTCTAAACTGCCTCTGCAAAGATTTACgccagtcacgaaaatagagcccaagaTGCGTTATGGAACACTAAAGTAGGTGCTCTggagcagtgtttctcaacctttactgagccaaggcacatattttacatttaaaaaaaaaaaaaaaaagaatctcacAGTACacccccaaacaaaaatgtcccaggAATGTAAATGCGGAAATTAAGGTGTGtggtagtggaagagcatttaattgttatgCCTGTCACAATACATGACTGGCTTGGATAAATGtacaaagatttatttttagtaaataaatcataattttcaGATAAGTTGAGtaaaaatttgataatttcccacacaTAATAACAATTCAACGCACATGATTTTGAATCTTACAGTTGAAGGACAAATTAGTACTGtaataaatattgattgaaaaTATTCATTGCTGCAGACGGTGTTTCCGGTGTTCTTTAAATATGCACATTTTCCGCTCTATTATTGAAGCAAGGTGCGCCCCTAAAATGAGTCGGTGGGACTGATTGGAAATGATTCCTAATTGATCGAGTAGCTGTGAagtggcagtgtgtgtgtgagggctGAAGAGGAAGCTGCTGGGATAATTTTACCATCGTCCTACATTCCTCACTGTCGCTCCCCTCTGAGATAAGTGACCCACTTCGTCTTTCTTTTTGCCTTTCTTTCCTCTCGCTTTATCCCTCCCTCTATTCTGTCACAGCGGCCCTGTCTAATAACTGGACTCAGTTGCATTCAACTATTCTTGGCCTGAGCGTCTCCCCCTTCCGAATATCCCTAATTTTTTGGGAGTAGTGTATTTTTTATAAAGGCCATTTTTCATACGGTTCTTCTATTGGATCTCATGTGCGCTGCAAGTACTTGGAGTAATCTTGCAGCCAGTGAGTGAACATCAGTGTATACTCAAGCCCACATATCAAGTTTTCATTTTGACTGCTGTGCTCACCTGCGGCGCAGCGATGCTGAGGGCCGTGTTGGCCAGTTCTTTATCTTGGGACTTTTCTCGTGCCAGACGAGCGGCATCTTTTACTTCTTTGAACTTCTCTGAGAACTTGCCGAAcagaattttatttgtttttaaattatatatcaCATAGCAAAATCAACATGAGGAAATGTGCAATgagtcaattattattattattattattattatatatcaaTAATTATTTCAAAAGGACTTGTGGTTACCTGGTGCAGCTGTTGCTCAGTAGCGAAACCTAGACCGTAGACCGTGTTGGCTCTGCTGTCAGCCCACTGACCAAACTTCTGTGACGTCTTCGTAAATGTCATGCTGGGTGTAACAATGCAGTTGATAATTGCCTATGGAGAAAGAATAGTCAgaacaataaaaatactgtacaacctTATTATCATCTAGTTAATATACAAAGACCTGGAGTATCTCTAATTTTCTCCATTTTAACATAGAGCGTTTCCATCATGGATCTTTATGCTCCTATTGTGACACACAATTTTCCATTAGTTTGACTAAATGTGATCTAGACAGtggcacactgactgaggagttcTATTTGTTCCGTGAGCAAGCTTGCAACGCGACTTAATCATATATCAAAACACTTATcccaattgaaatgccattaatccattccaacccCCTCCGAAATTTAACACAATTgtttgttgtgcatttttgatAAAGAATAATAGCACATCTATAGGGAATTAAAAAACTTTTCCAGGGGGGTCATCAATTCCTCACAGATTTTGACTAATGATTTTATAACATGTAATTCGTGTACGCACTGTAGTATTTGTAGGTTGGATGTGTGTCTTACTTAATTTGCTCGCTagcaaattaaaattatttgcCTTGGGGCGTGGCCTAATGAGTGACATCAGGGGAAGAAGTCTGAGTCGCTACTTGggagtgtttttttatgtttgtttttcccgtttaataaatggctgaaagtgcatcgatgactctggctctccttgcccacgtgcGAGGGCATGACAGTACCTtatttgctccatttttttcacttgaCTTGAGCAACACATAGCAAAAAATCAAACAGGTGACACCTCGTATCTAAATTGGGGCACTCATAAGTCAGGGTTCCGCTGAATTGTTATTGTGATCTCTAATTGAATCCAATTCGTTcagtcattcatcttccatttcactttatcctcactagggtcgtgtgtgtgctggagccaatgCCAGCAATCTTGGgttcgagaggcggggtacaccctgaactggtcaccagccaatcacagggcacatata
Encoded proteins:
- the LOC133488656 gene encoding homer protein homolog 3-like; translation: MFPHHREREQPIFSTRAHVFQIDPATKRNWIPASKHAVSVSFFFDSNRNVYRIISVGGTKAIINCIVTPSMTFTKTSQKFGQWADSRANTVYGLGFATEQQLHQFSEKFKEVKDAARLAREKSQDKELANTALSIAAPQDLSDGLQSPPVMCVNGPEDKLFRSQSADITLSSEKERIKKMLSEGSICEMNLEAELFTLQDSNSKLVAALHEANANVAQWKKQLVAYQEETERLREQVADLEAHGSHGPSDLLKDELTQSLEELEALLKAKDEEIHILHSKKSDYHELERDRDQAIHRLREVEMRNSELERRIQNTEQNLSNSLEDRDRLDTELQRAIEILDIKIFDLNDLRQSLVKLMDK